A single genomic interval of Demequina sp. NBRC 110054 harbors:
- a CDS encoding GNAT family N-acetyltransferase, translating to MRIVPASQADPADLEAVFDAPGDQRACRCQWVRLPRADFSAMSRDARAEALREQAGCGTHREQTSGLLAFVDGVPAGWVAVEPRAAYLRLRAARYPWLGRDEDKDDDRVWAVTCFVVRRDFRGRGLMAALAVAAVDHARARGAAAVEGYPRVVDPAGDTPEGALFVGTVGAFEAAGLRMVSTPTLRRRVMRRELA from the coding sequence GTGCGCATCGTCCCGGCGTCTCAGGCCGATCCGGCGGATCTGGAGGCGGTGTTCGATGCGCCGGGAGACCAGCGCGCGTGCCGCTGCCAGTGGGTCAGGCTGCCTCGGGCCGACTTCAGCGCCATGTCGCGCGACGCCCGTGCGGAGGCGCTGCGCGAGCAGGCGGGCTGCGGGACGCACCGCGAGCAGACCTCGGGGCTGCTCGCCTTCGTCGACGGCGTGCCGGCCGGCTGGGTGGCCGTCGAGCCGCGTGCGGCCTACCTGCGTCTGCGCGCCGCGCGTTACCCATGGCTCGGGCGCGACGAGGACAAGGACGACGACCGCGTCTGGGCCGTCACGTGCTTCGTGGTCAGGCGCGACTTCCGCGGACGCGGGCTCATGGCCGCGCTCGCGGTGGCGGCGGTCGACCATGCGCGCGCGAGAGGTGCCGCCGCCGTCGAGGGCTACCCTCGCGTTGTCGACCCCGCCGGGGACACTCCTGAGGGCGCCCTCTTCGTCGGCACGGTGGGGGCATTCGAGGCTGCCGGCCTGCGCATGGTGTCGACCCCCACACTGCGCAGAAGGGTCATGCGGCGCGAGCTGGCGTGA
- a CDS encoding EamA family transporter: protein MHARLTPRDTLLAVLVTIAWGANFAVIRLGVADMPPLLLASLRFVVVFALAAPFVPRRGIPWRRLIPIGLAMGVGQFGFLFVAIALGMPSGLAATVLQVQVVFTTLFAVAFLGERLTGRRIAGLVIAVAGIVLIGLDAGASATVVGFALTVAAAACWATSNVLTRRLGAVGGLSVVVWSAAVPPIPLFALSLMFEGPTEIATALTHPTWGAAFSLGYLALLATLFGYGVWNTLLGRYPASTVAPFSLLVPPVGLLTGWLAFDEVPDVPSLLGAGLVIAGIAVANIVVARRRPRSVSRTPAAEDPEPEEPVRVLS, encoded by the coding sequence ATGCACGCCCGCCTTACGCCTCGCGACACGCTGCTGGCCGTGCTCGTGACGATCGCATGGGGCGCGAACTTCGCGGTGATCCGCCTCGGCGTCGCGGACATGCCTCCGCTCCTACTCGCCTCCCTGCGCTTCGTCGTCGTGTTCGCGCTCGCCGCGCCGTTCGTCCCGCGCCGAGGGATCCCCTGGCGACGGCTGATCCCGATCGGCCTCGCGATGGGCGTGGGCCAGTTCGGCTTCCTGTTCGTCGCGATCGCGCTGGGGATGCCCTCTGGCCTCGCCGCCACGGTGCTGCAGGTCCAGGTGGTGTTCACGACGCTGTTCGCCGTCGCGTTCCTCGGGGAGAGGCTCACCGGCCGTCGCATCGCCGGCCTCGTCATCGCGGTCGCCGGGATCGTCCTCATCGGGCTTGACGCGGGCGCGTCGGCGACCGTCGTCGGCTTCGCGCTCACGGTGGCGGCCGCCGCCTGCTGGGCGACCTCCAACGTCCTCACGCGCCGCCTCGGCGCGGTCGGCGGGCTGTCCGTCGTCGTATGGTCGGCCGCGGTGCCGCCGATCCCCCTGTTCGCGCTCTCGCTGATGTTCGAGGGCCCGACCGAGATCGCCACGGCGCTCACGCATCCCACCTGGGGCGCGGCGTTCTCGCTGGGCTACCTCGCGCTGCTCGCCACGCTGTTCGGCTACGGAGTCTGGAACACCCTGCTGGGGAGGTACCCCGCCTCGACCGTCGCCCCCTTCTCGCTCCTCGTCCCGCCCGTCGGCCTGCTGACCGGCTGGCTCGCGTTCGACGAGGTGCCCGACGTCCCGTCCCTCCTCGGCGCGGGGCTCGTCATCGCCGGCATCGCCGTCGCGAACATCGTGGTCGCGCGCCGCAGGCCGCGGAGCGTCTCACGCACGCCGGCGGCTGAGGACCCGGAGCCCGAGGAGCCCGTCAGGGTGCTCTCGTGA
- a CDS encoding MerR family transcriptional regulator, producing MDGCTIDEAAARMGISKHTLRYYEREGLLAPVGKAPNGHRRYSDEDLGWVRTIQLLRGTGMPIREIKDFVELSRSGDHTVPERIEVLVRYREELLERMAADRERLDFLDFKLEVYRGIVGDPDANVRAEVRATA from the coding sequence ATGGACGGGTGCACGATCGACGAGGCCGCCGCGCGCATGGGGATCTCCAAGCACACCCTGCGCTACTACGAGCGCGAGGGTCTGCTCGCGCCGGTCGGCAAGGCGCCCAACGGGCACCGCCGCTACTCCGACGAGGACCTGGGGTGGGTGCGCACGATCCAGCTGCTGCGCGGCACGGGCATGCCGATCCGCGAGATCAAGGACTTCGTCGAGCTCAGCCGGTCGGGCGACCACACGGTGCCCGAGCGGATCGAGGTGCTGGTGCGCTATCGCGAGGAGCTGCTCGAGCGGATGGCGGCCGACCGCGAGCGGCTCGACTTCCTGGACTTCAAGCTCGAGGTCTACCGCGGGATCGTCGGCGATCCCGACGCGAACGTACGGGCCGAGGTGCGCGCGACGGCGTGA
- a CDS encoding aldo/keto reductase — MDTQGTRTAREIGGTWIAPLGVGAMLMGTSTPESEARRILDHFVGEVAPRFTAPDGSPARAMVDTADCYCWWEAPGTDGGQSEALLGRWLADTGARERVMLATKGTARVVDPAAAFSPDGSVDWEAAYDHFVGASREVVRESIAASLDRLGAESVDLYYVHVDDRRAPLEETVGALAGLAEEGRIGAYAWSNAPAWRIALVQEIARAHGWPSPATVQLQHSYLRPRAGLSDFRVVGHEHLDLARTTGMPLVAYSPVLKGLYSAKERRDPSFWAMPNYVGPDADARFAALDAVAAETGATGNQVALAWLMAQEQPTVVPLIGARTWDQYLECAEAVDVELTPAQVAMLDTASA, encoded by the coding sequence ATGGACACACAGGGAACCCGCACCGCCCGGGAGATCGGCGGCACCTGGATCGCACCGCTCGGCGTCGGCGCCATGCTCATGGGGACCAGCACCCCGGAGAGCGAGGCCCGGCGCATCCTCGACCACTTCGTCGGCGAGGTCGCCCCTCGCTTCACCGCGCCGGACGGCTCACCCGCACGAGCGATGGTCGACACCGCCGACTGCTACTGCTGGTGGGAGGCGCCCGGCACCGACGGAGGCCAGTCGGAGGCGCTGCTCGGACGCTGGCTCGCCGACACCGGCGCCCGCGAACGGGTCATGCTCGCCACGAAGGGCACCGCGCGCGTCGTCGACCCCGCGGCGGCGTTCTCACCCGACGGCTCGGTGGACTGGGAGGCCGCCTATGACCACTTCGTGGGCGCGTCGCGCGAGGTGGTGCGGGAGTCCATCGCTGCCTCCCTCGACCGGCTCGGCGCGGAGAGTGTCGACCTCTACTACGTGCACGTCGACGACCGCCGAGCACCGCTCGAGGAGACTGTCGGGGCTCTCGCCGGACTCGCGGAGGAGGGGAGGATCGGCGCATATGCGTGGTCCAACGCCCCCGCATGGAGGATCGCGCTCGTGCAGGAGATCGCGCGTGCGCACGGCTGGCCCTCGCCCGCGACCGTGCAGCTCCAGCACAGCTACCTGCGACCGCGCGCAGGGCTGAGCGACTTCCGCGTCGTCGGCCACGAGCATCTGGACCTCGCACGCACGACGGGCATGCCGCTCGTCGCGTACTCGCCCGTCCTGAAGGGCCTCTACTCCGCGAAGGAGCGTCGCGATCCATCGTTCTGGGCGATGCCCAACTACGTGGGACCCGACGCTGATGCTCGCTTCGCCGCGCTCGACGCGGTCGCGGCGGAGACGGGCGCTACCGGGAACCAGGTGGCGCTCGCGTGGCTCATGGCGCAGGAGCAGCCAACCGTGGTGCCGCTGATCGGCGCCCGCACCTGGGATCAGTACCTCGAGTGCGCGGAGGCGGTCGACGTGGAGCTCACGCCCGCGCAGGTCGCGATGCTCGACACCGCGAGCGCGTGA
- a CDS encoding helix-turn-helix domain-containing GNAT family N-acetyltransferase produces the protein MDPRLIQSFRQFQRVVTRDVGALQADFLVRGRPFAASRLLWEIGETGVEIAALRSRLGLDSGYVSRLLRSLETEGLVEVAPSRDDARARVVRRTAAGAEEARTLDSLSDDVTSALLSELDEDEQRALDSAARTVTRLLTRPHLTVEVVDPASPTARWCVAQYYAELQASFDAGYDPTKAVAVGAAELTEPRGAFLLVMLHGQPVGCGGVTLPAGEPAFLKRMWVAPSARGLAVGATLLDALEERARLSGADVVRLDTNSALGPACRMYEARGYAQVPDFNGEPHADRWYAKGL, from the coding sequence GTGGATCCCCGGCTCATCCAGTCCTTCAGGCAGTTCCAGCGCGTCGTGACGCGCGACGTCGGTGCGCTCCAGGCCGACTTCCTCGTGCGCGGCCGGCCGTTCGCCGCGTCGCGCCTCCTGTGGGAGATCGGGGAGACCGGCGTCGAGATCGCGGCACTGCGCTCGCGGCTCGGGCTCGATTCCGGCTACGTGTCGCGGCTGCTGCGCTCGCTCGAGACCGAGGGTCTGGTCGAGGTCGCGCCCAGCCGGGACGATGCGCGCGCCCGGGTGGTCCGGCGCACCGCCGCCGGTGCGGAGGAGGCACGCACGCTCGACTCCCTGAGCGACGACGTCACCAGCGCGCTGCTGTCGGAGCTCGACGAGGACGAGCAGCGCGCGCTCGACTCGGCCGCCCGCACCGTGACCCGGCTGCTCACGCGCCCGCACCTCACCGTCGAGGTGGTCGATCCCGCCTCGCCCACCGCGCGATGGTGCGTGGCGCAGTACTACGCCGAGCTGCAGGCGTCCTTCGATGCCGGCTACGACCCGACCAAGGCGGTCGCGGTCGGCGCAGCGGAGCTCACCGAGCCCCGTGGCGCGTTCCTGCTCGTCATGCTCCACGGGCAGCCCGTGGGATGCGGTGGCGTCACCCTGCCCGCGGGCGAGCCCGCGTTCCTCAAGAGGATGTGGGTCGCCCCCTCGGCGCGTGGGCTGGCTGTCGGCGCGACGCTGCTCGACGCGCTCGAGGAGCGTGCCCGCCTCTCCGGCGCCGATGTGGTGCGCCTCGACACGAACTCCGCGCTCGGCCCGGCCTGCAGGATGTACGAGGCGCGCGGCTACGCCCAGGTGCCGGACTTCAACGGCGAGCCCCACGCCGACCGCTGGTACGCGAAGGGGCTGTGA
- a CDS encoding NAD-dependent epimerase/dehydratase family protein, with product MTRSLLILGGTAWLGSEVARQAVARGWEVTCLARGRSGVVPAGASLVEGDRAHAGAYDALVGRRFDAAIEVSWQPRFVQEALAALGDAVDHWTYVSSVSVYSADRAPNCEASPRMEALHHEVDATHEHYAQAKVACEDLTTKAREDDALLARPGLVAGPGDPTDRFGYWPARAALAADGPILVPAAGAPTQAIDVRDLVAWMLDAGQSGVVGPVNAVGEQVPFAQMIETARTVAGHSGEEHNATTPWLAMRRVGSWAGPSSLPMWVPAGKFPPIGAHSSDRYLATGGSWRPLEETMRDVLAWERGLGLDRPRKAGLSREAELDLIAQLA from the coding sequence ATGACTCGATCGCTGCTGATCCTGGGTGGAACCGCGTGGCTGGGGAGCGAGGTGGCCCGCCAGGCCGTGGCGCGTGGCTGGGAGGTGACATGCCTCGCACGAGGTCGGTCCGGAGTGGTCCCGGCTGGGGCCTCGCTCGTCGAGGGTGACCGCGCCCACGCGGGCGCGTACGACGCCCTCGTCGGCAGGAGGTTCGACGCGGCGATCGAGGTGAGCTGGCAGCCTCGGTTCGTGCAGGAGGCGCTCGCGGCCCTCGGCGACGCCGTGGACCACTGGACCTATGTGTCGTCCGTGTCCGTCTACAGTGCCGATCGCGCGCCGAACTGCGAGGCGTCACCCCGCATGGAGGCGCTGCACCATGAGGTCGACGCCACCCACGAGCACTACGCGCAGGCGAAGGTCGCGTGCGAGGACCTGACCACGAAGGCTCGAGAGGACGATGCCCTGCTCGCCCGGCCGGGCCTCGTCGCCGGTCCTGGCGACCCGACGGACAGGTTCGGCTACTGGCCCGCGCGCGCCGCGCTCGCGGCCGACGGGCCGATCCTGGTGCCGGCGGCGGGTGCGCCCACCCAGGCCATCGACGTGCGAGACCTCGTCGCATGGATGCTCGACGCCGGCCAGTCCGGCGTGGTGGGTCCGGTCAACGCGGTCGGCGAGCAGGTGCCTTTCGCGCAGATGATCGAGACCGCGCGTACCGTCGCGGGCCACTCGGGCGAAGAGCACAATGCGACGACGCCGTGGCTGGCCATGCGGCGAGTCGGCAGCTGGGCTGGGCCCTCCTCGCTGCCGATGTGGGTGCCGGCGGGCAAGTTCCCGCCGATCGGCGCCCACTCGTCGGATCGCTACCTGGCGACGGGCGGCTCCTGGCGTCCTCTCGAGGAGACGATGCGCGACGTCCTTGCGTGGGAGAGGGGTCTAGGTCTCGACCGCCCGCGGAAGGCGGGGCTGTCCCGCGAGGCCGAGCTCGACCTCATCGCGCAGCTCGCCTGA
- a CDS encoding MFS transporter has translation MNRTFSSLGIYNYRLWFAGAIVSNIGTWMQRIAQDWVVLTDLTDDSGFAVGITTALQFLPFLLIGPWTGVVADRVDHRKLLLVTQSAGAALGVGLGVIVLTGNAQLWQVYAFALGLGVVTAFDNPARMAFVSDLVPQSGLPNAIALNSASFNAARLIGPGLAGLLIAWVGSGWVFVLNGLTFLATIIALLLMRGSELEHQRRAPRQPGQVLEGVRYVRSRPDIVAILVVVGVVGAFGLNFQMTSAMMARVAFDRGPEDYGILGSILAIGSLGGALLAARRKRPTLKLVVLAAFGFGVSNALLAVMPTYWAFAIAGIPVGFAALTMITAANTTVQLTTDQSMRGRVMALYMMIFIGTTPIGSPIVGWIGEAYGPRWAIGIGAIAALAVSAAVGLWAARHWNVVLEFQARRPFVRLGRGAPREIEPIQDVETTNA, from the coding sequence ATGAATCGCACCTTCAGCTCTCTCGGCATCTACAACTACCGCCTGTGGTTCGCAGGCGCGATCGTGTCGAACATCGGCACCTGGATGCAGCGCATCGCGCAGGACTGGGTGGTGCTGACCGACCTCACCGACGACTCCGGATTCGCCGTCGGCATCACCACGGCGCTGCAGTTCCTGCCGTTCCTCCTGATAGGCCCGTGGACCGGCGTGGTCGCCGACCGGGTCGATCACCGCAAGCTCCTCCTCGTGACCCAATCGGCGGGCGCCGCGCTCGGTGTGGGCCTGGGCGTCATCGTGCTCACCGGCAACGCCCAGCTGTGGCAGGTGTACGCGTTCGCGCTCGGCCTCGGAGTCGTGACCGCCTTCGACAACCCCGCGCGCATGGCCTTCGTGTCGGACCTGGTCCCACAGTCAGGACTGCCGAACGCGATCGCGCTCAACTCGGCGTCCTTCAACGCCGCACGCCTCATCGGCCCCGGCCTCGCGGGCCTGTTGATCGCATGGGTCGGCTCCGGCTGGGTATTCGTCCTCAACGGGCTCACCTTCCTCGCGACGATCATCGCGCTGCTGCTGATGCGCGGCTCGGAGCTCGAGCATCAGCGCCGCGCCCCGCGGCAGCCTGGCCAGGTGCTCGAGGGCGTCAGGTACGTGCGGAGCAGGCCTGACATCGTCGCGATCCTCGTGGTCGTGGGCGTGGTCGGAGCGTTCGGCCTCAACTTCCAGATGACCTCGGCGATGATGGCGCGGGTCGCGTTCGACAGAGGACCGGAGGACTACGGCATCCTCGGCTCGATCCTCGCAATCGGCTCGCTCGGCGGGGCGCTGCTCGCCGCGAGGCGCAAGCGCCCCACACTCAAGCTCGTGGTGCTCGCCGCCTTCGGCTTCGGCGTCTCGAACGCGCTGCTCGCGGTCATGCCGACCTACTGGGCGTTCGCGATCGCCGGCATCCCCGTGGGCTTCGCCGCCCTCACGATGATCACGGCCGCCAACACGACGGTCCAGCTCACGACCGATCAGTCGATGCGCGGACGGGTGATGGCGCTGTACATGATGATCTTCATCGGGACCACGCCGATCGGCTCCCCGATCGTCGGGTGGATCGGCGAGGCGTACGGACCCCGCTGGGCGATCGGCATCGGAGCCATCGCGGCGCTCGCGGTGTCCGCGGCCGTGGGGCTGTGGGCCGCGCGGCACTGGAACGTCGTGCTCGAGTTCCAGGCGCGCAGGCCGTTCGTCAGGCTCGGACGCGGTGCCCCGAGGGAGATCGAGCCGATCCAGGACGTCGAGACGACGAACGCCTAG
- a CDS encoding DUF6458 family protein, which produces MAIGTGIFLIVLGAIFTFALNASVDAVNLGAVGWICMIAGVASIAISLIVNAQRSNTTHREIRDEHAVRDDNREVRHSTVER; this is translated from the coding sequence ATGGCCATCGGTACCGGAATCTTCCTCATCGTCCTCGGCGCGATCTTCACCTTCGCTCTGAACGCCTCCGTCGACGCGGTGAACCTGGGCGCCGTCGGCTGGATCTGCATGATCGCGGGAGTCGCGTCGATCGCGATCTCGCTGATCGTCAACGCGCAGCGTTCGAACACCACGCACCGCGAGATCCGCGACGAGCACGCGGTCCGCGACGACAACCGCGAGGTGCGCCACAGCACCGTGGAGCGCTGA
- a CDS encoding septum formation family protein has translation MDDLDTAAPPVPQRRAAVAGLGVVAVVVWGLVAWPLVSAWVVNAQEAPAATVDATSGACFDLPDDAADPGGYAELAGVVPVDCAVAHDGQYYAVGAFGDEGSSLGDYPGAQSARDAVIDKCTASQHLDALDEAAYEMDVQVYFPSAASWDQGDRAWACAVVDADAPVTGSVLID, from the coding sequence GTGGACGACCTCGACACTGCCGCGCCTCCGGTGCCGCAGCGCCGCGCCGCTGTCGCAGGCCTGGGTGTCGTCGCGGTCGTCGTCTGGGGCCTGGTCGCCTGGCCGCTGGTGTCCGCGTGGGTCGTGAACGCGCAGGAGGCGCCGGCCGCGACGGTCGACGCGACGAGCGGAGCCTGCTTCGATCTCCCTGACGACGCCGCGGATCCCGGTGGATATGCGGAGCTGGCCGGAGTGGTTCCCGTCGACTGCGCGGTCGCGCACGACGGGCAGTACTACGCCGTCGGCGCGTTCGGCGACGAGGGCAGCTCCCTGGGTGACTACCCGGGCGCGCAGTCCGCTCGCGACGCTGTCATCGACAAGTGCACCGCTTCGCAGCACCTCGACGCCCTCGACGAGGCAGCCTACGAGATGGACGTCCAGGTCTACTTCCCGAGCGCGGCCAGCTGGGATCAGGGAGACCGCGCGTGGGCATGCGCCGTCGTCGACGCGGATGCGCCGGTCACGGGCTCGGTGCTGATCGACTGA
- a CDS encoding aldose epimerase, translated as MTAMLILDNGTWRVGLLPDLGGSIAYGQVRLGETWVDAMRPTPDNPGRAGDAASFPLVPWSNRISGPSLIWDGIEHPLQVTSAGSTASHGVGRYVPWEVVEADAAHVTLALDSRTIPDANFPWDFTSRFTYTLEGDRFRVTMAMTNVSDETFPAGLGHHPYFVRSLGTSEQPRGGEVELQVRCDAAYELVDSLPTGPAGDLPARADFRARHALGSTVVDDCLTDRTDPTVATITWPRALQLDMEADESLSHLIFFAPEGKPFFAVEPVSHVNDSLRLAAQGKGEPEALGVHPLAPGETFTSEWSLVATVL; from the coding sequence ATGACCGCGATGCTCATCCTCGACAACGGCACCTGGCGAGTCGGGCTGCTGCCCGACCTCGGCGGCTCGATCGCGTACGGTCAGGTGCGGCTTGGCGAGACGTGGGTGGACGCGATGAGACCCACGCCGGACAACCCCGGCCGGGCGGGGGACGCGGCCTCGTTCCCCCTCGTGCCCTGGTCCAATCGCATCAGCGGGCCGTCCCTGATCTGGGACGGCATCGAGCACCCGCTTCAGGTGACGAGCGCCGGCAGCACCGCGAGCCACGGCGTCGGCCGCTACGTGCCGTGGGAGGTCGTCGAGGCCGACGCCGCTCACGTGACGCTCGCGCTGGACTCGCGGACCATCCCCGACGCGAACTTCCCGTGGGACTTCACGTCGCGCTTCACCTACACGCTCGAGGGCGACCGCTTCCGAGTGACGATGGCAATGACGAACGTCTCCGACGAGACCTTCCCGGCCGGTCTGGGCCACCACCCCTACTTCGTGCGCAGCCTGGGCACGTCCGAGCAGCCGCGGGGAGGCGAGGTCGAGCTCCAGGTCCGCTGCGACGCGGCCTACGAGCTCGTCGACTCGCTGCCGACGGGCCCCGCGGGCGACCTGCCCGCGCGCGCGGACTTCCGCGCCCGGCACGCGCTCGGCTCGACCGTCGTGGACGACTGCCTCACAGACCGCACCGACCCGACGGTCGCGACGATCACGTGGCCTCGCGCGCTCCAGCTCGACATGGAGGCCGACGAGTCGCTCAGCCACCTCATCTTCTTCGCGCCCGAGGGAAAGCCGTTCTTCGCCGTCGAGCCGGTGAGCCACGTGAACGACTCGCTGCGGCTCGCTGCCCAGGGCAAGGGCGAGCCGGAGGCGCTCGGGGTGCATCCGCTCGCGCCCGGCGAGACGTTCACGAGCGAGTGGTCGCTCGTCGCAACGGTGCTCTGA
- a CDS encoding site-specific integrase → MSRAKSVTRRGFGAVEQLPSKRWRARYTGPDGRSRSGPSTFATKGEADRWLTLMHAELLRGTWTAPEAADITLADYTAAWLRQRAPHLRPRTLDLYRRLAERWILAPVGQGRDAVDLSALSLRAISPIIVREWFAAVTASAHASAAARGTLGTRGGHPARAWARGAGLTVAPTGRLSPAVVAAWQQAGSPQPRPVRPARPDAGRTVTAQAYRLLHAILTTAVDDELLTSNPARIPGAGHVFHAERMPLTASEVADLADAMPEHLRVAVLVAAWSGLRPGEVFALTRDDIDIDAGQLTVRRTMIEIPDQPVTFGPPKTAAGRRKVALPGLVTEALAEHLTTHPSRPDALVFTTSTGNPVRSGARSVAMRTARNAIGRPDITWHHLRHTGATLAAQAGATQAELMHRIGHTSTRAASLYQHASQARDAYLAAALDTIARG, encoded by the coding sequence ATGAGCCGCGCCAAGAGCGTGACTCGGCGCGGCTTCGGCGCAGTCGAGCAGCTGCCCTCGAAGCGGTGGCGCGCCCGCTACACCGGCCCGGACGGCAGGTCGCGATCCGGCCCGTCGACGTTCGCCACCAAGGGCGAGGCAGACCGGTGGCTGACATTGATGCATGCCGAGCTGCTGCGCGGGACCTGGACGGCTCCCGAGGCCGCAGACATCACGCTTGCTGACTACACCGCCGCGTGGCTGCGCCAACGTGCCCCGCACCTGCGTCCGCGAACGCTCGATCTGTACCGGCGTCTGGCCGAGCGGTGGATCCTCGCTCCCGTCGGTCAGGGTCGGGACGCAGTCGATCTGTCGGCGCTGTCGCTCAGGGCGATCAGCCCGATCATCGTGCGCGAATGGTTCGCCGCCGTGACCGCCAGTGCGCACGCGTCCGCGGCGGCGCGTGGAACGCTGGGCACGAGGGGTGGGCATCCCGCGCGAGCGTGGGCTCGCGGCGCGGGGCTGACGGTCGCACCTACGGGGCGGCTGTCCCCTGCAGTCGTCGCGGCCTGGCAGCAGGCCGGCTCTCCTCAGCCGCGCCCTGTCCGTCCGGCTCGACCGGATGCGGGGCGCACCGTCACCGCACAGGCCTATCGGCTCCTTCATGCGATCCTCACCACCGCCGTTGACGATGAGCTGCTCACCAGCAATCCCGCCCGCATCCCTGGAGCCGGGCACGTCTTTCACGCGGAGCGCATGCCGCTGACGGCCTCAGAGGTCGCCGATCTCGCTGACGCGATGCCCGAGCACCTGCGGGTAGCCGTGCTCGTGGCCGCATGGTCGGGGCTGAGGCCCGGCGAGGTCTTCGCTCTCACCCGAGACGACATCGACATCGATGCCGGTCAGCTCACTGTGCGACGAACGATGATCGAGATCCCCGACCAGCCTGTCACCTTCGGGCCACCCAAGACCGCTGCCGGCCGACGGAAGGTCGCCCTGCCGGGCCTCGTGACAGAGGCCCTCGCCGAACACCTCACCACGCACCCTTCCCGACCTGACGCGCTTGTGTTCACCACCTCGACCGGAAACCCGGTGAGGTCGGGAGCCCGTTCGGTAGCGATGCGAACCGCCCGCAATGCGATCGGCCGGCCCGACATCACGTGGCACCACCTGCGCCACACAGGCGCGACCCTGGCAGCGCAAGCAGGCGCTACCCAAGCCGAGTTGATGCACCGCATCGGCCACACCAGCACCCGCGCAGCGAGTCTCTATCAGCACGCGAGCCAAGCCCGAGACGCGTATCTCGCAGCCGCGCTCGACACCATCGCCCGAGGCTGA
- a CDS encoding nucleotide pyrophosphohydrolase yields MDISQMQERIARFADERDWDQFHTPRNLLLALMGELGELAELLQWKTDEQVREALQESAGREAIEEEVADVAIYLLRLAQVMDIDIPTAVEAKIALNESKYPADRVRGSAKKYDEY; encoded by the coding sequence GTGGACATCTCTCAGATGCAGGAACGCATTGCGCGGTTCGCTGACGAGCGCGACTGGGACCAGTTCCATACGCCTCGCAACCTCCTGCTGGCGCTCATGGGCGAGCTCGGCGAGCTGGCAGAACTGCTCCAGTGGAAGACAGACGAGCAGGTGCGCGAGGCACTGCAGGAATCCGCTGGCCGGGAGGCGATCGAGGAGGAGGTCGCCGACGTCGCGATCTATCTGCTTCGCCTTGCCCAGGTGATGGACATCGACATCCCCACGGCGGTCGAGGCCAAGATCGCTCTCAATGAGAGCAAGTACCCCGCCGACCGGGTCCGTGGGTCGGCGAAGAAGTACGACGAGTACTAG